A region of Micropterus dolomieu isolate WLL.071019.BEF.003 ecotype Adirondacks linkage group LG01, ASM2129224v1, whole genome shotgun sequence DNA encodes the following proteins:
- the LOC123977567 gene encoding tubulin alpha chain-like isoform X3 → MAPPLPPPPPPPPPHVVAIKRCAPLTQMRHCSQRSHYRYPVRIYKFELIPSPKKDNLNSIMRECISIHVGQAGVQMGNTCWELYCLEHGIQPDGRMPADKVRGSHDDSFTTFFSETGNGKYVPRAIFVDLEPTVIDEVRTGAYRQLFHPEQLISGKEDAANNYARGHYTVGKEHIDSVLDRIRKLSDQCTGLQGFLVFHSFGGGTGSGFTSLLMERLSVDFGKKSKLEFAIYPAPQVSTAVVEPYNAILTTHTTLEHSDCAFMVDNEAIYDICRRNLDIERPSYTNLNRLISQIVSSITASLRFDGALNVDLTEFQTNLVPYPRIHFPLATYAPVISAEKAYHEQLTVADITNSCFEPANQMVKCDPRHGKYMACCLLYRGDVMPKDVNVAIANIKTKRSIQFVDWCPTGFKVGINYQPPTVVPGGDLAKVQRAVCMLSNTTAIAEAWARLDHKFDLMYAKRAFVHWYVGEGMEEGEFSEAREDMAALEKDYEEVGVDSYEENEDGEEY, encoded by the exons ATggctcctcctctgcctcctccccCGCCTCCTCCCCCGCCCCATGTAGTAGCTATAAAACGATGTGCGCCACTCACACAGATGCGACACTGCTCACAGAGATCTCATTATAGGTACCCTGTGAGAATCTACAAGTTTGAACTTATTCCCTCCCCAAAGAAGGACAATCTTAACAGCATAATG CGTGAGTGTATCTCCATCCACGTTGGCCAGGCTGGTGTCCAGATGGGCAACACCTGCTGGGAGCTGTACTGCCTGGAGCACGGCATCCAGCCTGATGGCCGAATGCCCGCCGATAAGGTCCGCGGAAGCCATGATGACTCCTTCACCACCTTCTTCAGTGAGACTGGCAACGGGAAGTACGTCCCCAGAGCCATCTTTGTCGACCTGGAGCCCACTGTTATTG ATGAGGTTCGTACAGGTGCATACCGCCAGCTTTTCCACCCCGAGCAGCTGATCTCAGGAAAGGAGGATGCGGCCAACAACTACGCCCGCGGTCATTACACCGTTGGAAAGGAGCACATTGACTCTGTACTTGACAGGATCCGCAAACTG TCTGACCAGTGCACTGGACTACAAGGTTTCCTGGTCTTCCACTCCTTTGGAGGAGGAACCGGCTCTGGCTTCACCTCTCTGCTGATGGAGCGACTCTCAGTAGACTTTGGCAAGAAGTCCAAGCTGGAGTTTGCCATCTACCCAGCTCCTCAGGTGTCTACAGCCGTGGTGGAGCCCTACAATGCCATCTTGACTACCCACACCACCCTGGAGCACTCCGATTGTGCCTTCATGGTGGACAACGAGGCCATCTATGACATCTGCCGCAGGAACCTGGACATTGAGCGCCCGTCTTACACCAACCTGAATCGCCTCATCAGCCAGATCGTCTCCTCCATCACCGCCTCTTTGCGCTTTGATGGCGCCTTGAACGTGGACCTGACTGAGTTCCAGACCAACTTGGTGCCCTACCCTCGTATCCACTTCCCTCTTGCCACCTACGCCCCAGTAATCTCCGCAGAGAAGGCTTACCATGagcagctcactgtggctgaCATCACCAACTCCTGTTTCgagccagccaatcagatggTGAAATGTGACCCGCGTCACGGCAAGTACATGGCCTGCTGCCTCCTGTACCGTGGTGACGTGATGCCCAAAGACGTTAATGTGGCCATCGCCAATATCAAAACCAAGCGCAGCATCCAGTTTGTGGACTGGTGTCCCACCGGCTTCAAGGTGGGAATCAACTACCAGCCTCCCACTGTGGTTCCTGGaggagacctggccaaggtgCAAAGGGCCGTGTGCATGCTGAGCAACACCACCGCCATCGCAGAGGCCTGGGCTCGACTTGACCATAAGTTTGACCTGATGTACGCCAAGAGGGCCTTCGTCCACTGGTACGTCGGAGAGGGGATGGAGGAGGGCGAGTTCTCTGAGGCCAGAGAGGACATGGCCGCCCTGGAGAAAG ATTACGAAGAGGTTGGCGTTGACTCGTATGAAGAAAATGAAGATGGGGAGGAGTATTAA
- the LOC123977567 gene encoding tubulin alpha chain-like isoform X1, with translation MAPPLPPPPPPPPPHVVAIKRCAPLTQMRHCSQRSHYRYPVRIYKFELIPSPKKDNLNSIMRECISIHVGQAGVQMGNTCWELYCLEHGIQPDGRMPADKVRGSHDDSFTTFFSETGNGKYVPRAIFVDLEPTVIDEVRTGAYRQLFHPEQLISGKEDAANNYARGHYTVGKEHIDSVLDRIRKLSDQCTGLQGFLVFHSFGGGTGSGFTSLLMERLSVDFGKKSKLEFAIYPAPQVSTAVVEPYNAILTTHTTLEHSDCAFMVDNEAIYDICRRNLDIERPSYTNLNRLISQIVSSITASLRFDGALNVDLTEFQTNLVPYPRIHFPLATYAPVISAEKAYHEQLTVADITNSCFEPANQMVKCDPRHGKYMACCLLYRGDVMPKDVNVAIANIKTKRSIQFVDWCPTGFKVGINYQPPTVVPGGDLAKVQRAVCMLSNTTAIAEAWARLDHKFDLMYAKRAFVHWYVGEGMEEGEFSEAREDMAALEKDYEEVGVDSYEENEDGEEY, from the exons ATggctcctcctctgcctcctccccCGCCTCCTCCCCCGCCCCATGTAGTAGCTATAAAACGATGTGCGCCACTCACACAGATGCGACACTGCTCACAGAGATCTCATTATAGGTACCCTGTGAGAATCTACAAGTTTGAACTTATTCCCTCCCCAAAGAAGGACAATCTTAACAGCATAATG CGTGAGTGTATCTCCATCCACGTTGGCCAGGCTGGTGTCCAGATGGGCAACACCTGCTGGGAGCTGTACTGCCTGGAGCACGGCATCCAGCCTGATGGCCGAATGCCCGCCGATAAGGTCCGCGGAAGCCATGATGACTCCTTCACCACCTTCTTCAGTGAGACTGGCAACGGGAAGTACGTCCCCAGAGCCATCTTTGTCGACCTGGAGCCCACTGTTATTG ATGAGGTTCGTACAGGTGCATACCGCCAGCTTTTCCACCCCGAGCAGCTGATCTCAGGAAAGGAGGATGCGGCCAACAACTACGCCCGCGGTCATTACACCGTTGGAAAGGAGCACATTGACTCTGTACTTGACAGGATCCGCAAACTG TCTGACCAGTGCACTGGACTACAAGGTTTCCTGGTCTTCCACTCCTTTGGAGGAGGAACCGGCTCTGGCTTCACCTCTCTGCTGATGGAGCGACTCTCAGTAGACTTTGGCAAGAAGTCCAAGCTGGAGTTTGCCATCTACCCAGCTCCTCAGGTGTCTACAGCCGTGGTGGAGCCCTACAATGCCATCTTGACTACCCACACCACCCTGGAGCACTCCGATTGTGCCTTCATGGTGGACAACGAGGCCATCTATGACATCTGCCGCAGGAACCTGGACATTGAGCGCCCGTCTTACACCAACCTGAATCGCCTCATCAGCCAGATCGTCTCCTCCATCACCGCCTCTTTGCGCTTTGATGGCGCCTTGAACGTGGACCTGACTGAGTTCCAGACCAACTTGGTGCCCTACCCTCGTATCCACTTCCCTCTTGCCACCTACGCCCCAGTAATCTCCGCAGAGAAGGCTTACCATGagcagctcactgtggctgaCATCACCAACTCCTGTTTCgagccagccaatcagatggTGAAATGTGACCCGCGTCACGGCAAGTACATGGCCTGCTGCCTCCTGTACCGTGGTGACGTGATGCCCAAAGACGTTAATGTGGCCATCGCCAATATCAAAACCAAGCGCAGCATCCAGTTTGTGGACTGGTGTCCCACCGGCTTCAAGGTGGGAATCAACTACCAGCCTCCCACTGTGGTTCCTGGaggagacctggccaaggtgCAAAGGGCCGTGTGCATGCTGAGCAACACCACCGCCATCGCAGAGGCCTGGGCTCGACTTGACCATAAGTTTGACCTGATGTACGCCAAGAGGGCCTTCGTCCACTGGTACGTCGGAGAGGGGATGGAGGAGGGCGAGTTCTCTGAGGCCAGAGAGGACATGGCCGCCCTGGAGAAAGATTACGAAGAGGTTGGCGTTGACTCGTATGAAGAAAATGAAGATGGGGAGGAGTATTAA
- the LOC123977567 gene encoding tubulin alpha chain-like isoform X2, which translates to MAPPLPPPPPPPPPHVVAIKRCAPLTQMRHCSQRSHYRYPVRIYKFELIPSPKKDNLNSIMRECISIHVGQAGVQMGNTCWELYCLEHGIQPDGRMPADKVRGSHDDSFTTFFSETGNGKYVPRAIFVDLEPTVIDEVRTGAYRQLFHPEQLISGKEDAANNYARGHYTVGKEHIDSVLDRIRKLSDQCTGLQGFLVFHSFGGGTGSGFTSLLMERLSVDFGKKSKLEFAIYPAPQVSTAVVEPYNAILTTHTTLEHSDCAFMVDNEAIYDICRRNLDIERPSYTNLNRLISQIVSSITASLRFDGALNVDLTEFQTNLVPYPRIHFPLATYAPVISAEKAYHEQLTVADITNSCFEPANQMVKCDPRHGKYMACCLLYRGDVMPKDVNVAIANIKTKRSIQFVDWCPTGFKVGINYQPPTVVPGGDLAKVQRAVCMLSNTTAIAEAWARLDHKFDLMYAKRAFVHWYVGEGMEEGEFSEAREDMAALEKDYEEVGVDSYEENEDGEEY; encoded by the exons ATggctcctcctctgcctcctccccCGCCTCCTCCCCCGCCCCATGTAGTAGCTATAAAACGATGTGCGCCACTCACACAGATGCGACACTGCTCACAGAGATCTCATTATAGGTACCCTGTGAGAATCTACAAGTTTGAACTTATTCCCTCCCCAAAGAAGGACAATCTTAACAGCATAATG CGTGAGTGTATCTCCATCCACGTTGGCCAGGCTGGTGTCCAGATGGGCAACACCTGCTGGGAGCTGTACTGCCTGGAGCACGGCATCCAGCCTGATGGCCGAATGCCCGCCGATAAGGTCCGCGGAAGCCATGATGACTCCTTCACCACCTTCTTCAGTGAGACTGGCAACGGGAAGTACGTCCCCAGAGCCATCTTTGTCGACCTGGAGCCCACTGTTATTG ATGAGGTTCGTACAGGTGCATACCGCCAGCTTTTCCACCCCGAGCAGCTGATCTCAGGAAAGGAGGATGCGGCCAACAACTACGCCCGCGGTCATTACACCGTTGGAAAGGAGCACATTGACTCTGTACTTGACAGGATCCGCAAACTG TCTGACCAGTGCACTGGACTACAAGGTTTCCTGGTCTTCCACTCCTTTGGAGGAGGAACCGGCTCTGGCTTCACCTCTCTGCTGATGGAGCGACTCTCAGTAGACTTTGGCAAGAAGTCCAAGCTGGAGTTTGCCATCTACCCAGCTCCTCAGGTGTCTACAGCCGTGGTGGAGCCCTACAATGCCATCTTGACTACCCACACCACCCTGGAGCACTCCGATTGTGCCTTCATGGTGGACAACGAGGCCATCTATGACATCTGCCGCAGGAACCTGGACATTGAGCGCCCGTCTTACACCAACCTGAATCGCCTCATCAGCCAGATCGTCTCCTCCATCACCGCCTCTTTGCGCTTTGATGGCGCCTTGAACGTGGACCTGACTGAGTTCCAGACCAACTTGGTGCCCTACCCTCGTATCCACTTCCCTCTTGCCACCTACGCCCCAGTAATCTCCGCAGAGAAGGCTTACCATGagcagctcactgtggctgaCATCACCAACTCCTGTTTCgagccagccaatcagatggTGAAATGTGACCCGCGTCACGGCAAGTACATGGCCTGCTGCCTCCTGTACCGTGGTGACGTGATGCCCAAAGACGTTAATGTGGCCATCGCCAATATCAAAACCAAGCGCAGCATCCAGTTTGTGGACTGGTGTCCCACCGGCTTCAAGGTGGGAATCAACTACCAGCCTCCCACTGTGGTTCCTGGaggagacctggccaaggtgCAAAGGGCCGTGTGCATGCTGAGCAACACCACCGCCATCGCAGAGGCCTGGGCTCGACTTGACCATAAGTTTGACCTGATGTACGCCAAGAGGGCCTTCGTCCACTGGTACGTCGGAGAGGGGATGGAGGAGGGCGAGTTCTCTGAGGCCAGAGAGGACATGGCCGCCCTGGAGAAAGATTACGAAGAG GTTGGCGTTGACTCGTATGAAGAAAATGAAGATGGGGAGGAGTATTAA